The following proteins come from a genomic window of Citrobacter europaeus:
- the solA gene encoding N-methyl-L-tryptophan oxidase, translating to MKYDLIIIGSGSVGAAAGYYATRAGLKVLMIDAHMPPHQQGSHHGDTRLIRHAYGEGEKYVPLVLRAQTLWDELSTQNEEPIFVRSGVINLGPADSTFLATAAQSAKQWQLNVEQLDAAAIMARWPEIRVPENYIGLFEAESGFLRSELAIKTWIRLAEEAGCAQLFKCPVSAIRHGDDGVTVETADGDYHARKAVISAGTWVQALVPELPIQPVRKVFAWYQADGRYSVKNNFPAFTGELPNGDQYYGFPAENDELKIGKHNGGQVIHSTEERKPFAAVASDGSEAFPFLRTILPGVGCCLHGASCTYDNSPDEDFIIDTLPEHDNTLIITGLSGHGFKFASVLGEIAANFAQDKQSDFDLTPFRLSRFKR from the coding sequence ATGAAATACGACTTAATCATTATTGGCAGCGGTTCGGTAGGCGCCGCAGCCGGATACTATGCCACTCGCGCCGGTCTGAAGGTTCTGATGATCGATGCGCATATGCCCCCGCATCAGCAGGGCAGCCACCACGGCGACACTCGATTAATTCGTCATGCTTATGGCGAAGGCGAAAAATACGTTCCTCTGGTACTGCGGGCGCAGACATTGTGGGATGAACTGTCCACCCAAAATGAAGAACCGATTTTTGTTCGCTCTGGTGTAATCAACCTCGGCCCGGCAGATTCAACCTTCTTAGCGACCGCGGCACAAAGCGCAAAACAGTGGCAACTCAACGTTGAACAACTGGATGCTGCAGCCATCATGGCGCGCTGGCCGGAGATTCGCGTACCTGAAAACTATATCGGCCTGTTTGAAGCCGAGTCAGGTTTTTTACGCAGTGAGTTAGCGATTAAAACCTGGATCCGTCTGGCGGAAGAAGCAGGCTGCGCGCAGCTATTTAAATGCCCGGTCAGCGCAATTCGTCACGGTGATGATGGCGTCACGGTAGAAACCGCCGACGGTGACTATCACGCGCGAAAAGCGGTGATCAGCGCCGGTACCTGGGTGCAGGCTTTAGTCCCCGAACTTCCGATACAGCCCGTGCGCAAGGTGTTCGCATGGTATCAGGCCGATGGACGTTACAGCGTCAAGAATAACTTCCCTGCCTTCACCGGAGAGCTGCCAAATGGCGACCAATATTACGGTTTCCCGGCAGAAAACGATGAGCTAAAAATTGGCAAGCACAATGGTGGACAGGTAATTCATTCTACAGAAGAGCGTAAGCCGTTTGCCGCTGTTGCCAGCGATGGATCTGAAGCCTTCCCATTCCTGCGCACAATTCTGCCAGGCGTTGGTTGCTGTCTGCACGGTGCGTCCTGCACCTATGATAACTCACCGGATGAAGACTTTATTATTGATACTCTGCCGGAGCATGACAACACGCTAATCATAACCGGGTTGAGCGGACATGGCTTTAAGTTTGCCTCCGTGCTGGGAGAGATTGCGGCAAACTTCGCCCAGGACAAACAGTCTGACTTTGACCTGACCCCCTTCAGGCTAAGCCGTTTTAAGCGATAA
- the bssS gene encoding biofilm formation regulator BssS produces the protein MEKNNEVIQTHPLVGWDISTVDSYDALMLRLHYQTPNRPDPDGTEVGQTLWLTTDVARQFISILEAGIAKIESGDYQVNEYQRH, from the coding sequence ATGGAAAAGAATAATGAAGTCATTCAGACTCATCCGCTTGTAGGATGGGACATCAGCACCGTTGATAGCTACGATGCGCTGATGCTGCGTTTGCATTACCAGACCCCGAATCGTCCAGATCCGGATGGGACTGAAGTTGGGCAAACGCTCTGGTTAACCACTGATGTTGCCAGGCAATTTATTTCGATATTAGAAGCAGGAATCGCTAAAATTGAATCCGGCGATTACCAGGTAAATGAGTATCAGCGACATTAA
- the dinI gene encoding DNA damage-inducible protein I, whose product MRIEVTIAKTSPLPAGAIDALAGELSRRIQHHFPDNEGNVSVRYAGANNLSVIGASKEDKERISEILQETWESADDWFINE is encoded by the coding sequence ATGCGTATTGAAGTCACTATTGCTAAAACTTCACCACTACCCGCCGGCGCAATTGACGCGCTGGCAGGTGAACTCTCCCGCCGTATTCAGCACCATTTTCCGGATAACGAAGGTAACGTATCCGTGCGTTATGCTGGCGCAAACAATCTGTCGGTTATTGGTGCGAGCAAAGAAGACAAAGAACGTATCAGCGAGATCCTCCAGGAGACGTGGGAAAGCGCGGATGACTGGTTCATCAATGAATAA
- the pyrC gene encoding dihydroorotase, producing MTAPSQVLKIRRPDDWHLHFRDGDMLKTVVPYTSEVYGRAIVMPNLAPPVTTVDAAIAYRQRILDAVPAGHDFTPLMTCYLTDTLDPNELEHGFNEGVFTAAKLYPANATTNSTHGVTSIDAIMPVLERMEKLGMPLLVHGEVTHADIDIFDREARFIETVMEPLRQRLTALKVVFEHITTKDAADYVRDGNELLAATITPQHLMFNRNHMLVGGIRPHLYCLPILKRNVHQQALRELVASGFNRAFLGTDSAPHARHRKESSCGCAGCFNAPTALGSYATVFEEMNALAYFEAFSSLNGPRFYGLPVNETFIELERVEHQVPESIALDDDTLVPFLGGETVRWSVKN from the coding sequence ATGACTGCACCATCCCAGGTTTTAAAGATCCGCCGCCCAGACGACTGGCATCTTCACTTTCGCGATGGCGACATGTTAAAAACTGTCGTGCCCTATACCAGTGAAGTGTATGGCCGCGCCATTGTCATGCCGAATCTGGCTCCGCCCGTCACCACGGTTGACGCGGCTATCGCTTATCGCCAGCGAATTCTTGACGCGGTACCTGCCGGACACGACTTCACGCCATTAATGACCTGCTACTTAACGGATACGCTGGATCCCAACGAACTGGAACATGGATTTAACGAAGGCGTTTTCACCGCTGCAAAACTCTATCCGGCCAATGCCACCACCAACTCGACGCATGGCGTAACCTCGATTGACGCCATCATGCCGGTACTGGAAAGGATGGAAAAATTGGGTATGCCGCTGCTGGTGCACGGCGAAGTGACGCATGCGGATATCGATATTTTCGATCGTGAAGCACGCTTTATTGAAACGGTGATGGAACCACTGCGTCAGCGTTTAACTGCGCTGAAGGTGGTGTTCGAGCATATTACGACTAAAGATGCTGCCGACTACGTGCGCGACGGTAACGAGCTTTTGGCTGCGACCATTACGCCACAGCACCTGATGTTTAACCGCAACCACATGCTGGTCGGTGGGATTCGCCCTCACCTGTACTGCCTGCCGATCCTCAAACGTAACGTCCATCAACAGGCGCTGCGAGAGCTGGTTGCCAGCGGGTTTAACCGCGCCTTCCTTGGTACCGACTCTGCGCCGCATGCGCGTCATCGTAAAGAGTCTAGCTGTGGCTGTGCGGGCTGCTTTAATGCGCCGACCGCGCTGGGCAGCTATGCCACCGTGTTTGAAGAGATGAATGCGTTGGCGTATTTCGAAGCCTTCAGCTCACTCAATGGCCCACGGTTCTATGGTTTGCCAGTGAATGAGACCTTTATTGAGCTGGAGCGCGTGGAGCATCAGGTCCCGGAGAGCATTGCACTGGACGATGATACGCTGGTGCCTTTCCTGGGTGGCGAAACGGTACGCTGGTCAGTAAAAAATTAA
- the tssK gene encoding type VI secretion system baseplate subunit TssK produces the protein MKIFRPLWTKGILLSPQYFQQQTLLNSRDDQGIAQMSVMHPWGVWRAEFDSQVLTQGQLKPLCLNLRFQDGTQIDTEQMDALPPTLTLTGETNEATVLLALPQFYSNDRNCLQPEDIAEYPVRYRQVWRDVRNQFDDDIKPMAVMQHELTLRLSTQDNANYLTCPVARILKDVQGNYVLDGTFIPPLLAMHGNHGLCDKTEVLLTQLRARIIRLMAMRRESNERMADFAVADVSLFWLLNALNTAEPVLGMYQRFPQVHPERVYQELARLAGALLTFSLEHEIGVIPLYQHDDLSNTFLPLFRLLNRLLETSLPSRVIAIDMERDLRLHQWIARLHDPRLREGADFWLSVRSSLPAAQLYNQFPQLCKAGSPDDVNQVVNIALNGIPLKAQTHVPAAIPLRLENQYFSLDLNHPSAQRMLDAGVCVFYVPGTLGELELELFAVLRT, from the coding sequence ATGAAGATTTTTCGTCCGCTATGGACAAAAGGGATCCTCCTTTCTCCCCAGTATTTTCAACAGCAAACGTTGCTTAATTCCCGTGATGACCAGGGTATAGCCCAAATGAGCGTTATGCATCCGTGGGGGGTATGGCGTGCAGAATTTGATTCACAAGTACTGACACAAGGGCAACTGAAACCCCTTTGCCTGAACTTACGATTTCAGGACGGTACTCAGATAGATACTGAACAGATGGATGCCCTACCTCCAACGTTAACGTTGACGGGGGAGACAAACGAAGCCACAGTGCTGTTGGCCCTTCCTCAGTTTTATTCGAATGACCGTAATTGCCTGCAACCGGAAGACATTGCTGAATATCCGGTGCGTTACCGCCAGGTGTGGCGCGATGTACGCAACCAGTTTGATGATGACATAAAGCCGATGGCGGTGATGCAACATGAACTCACGCTACGGCTTTCAACTCAGGATAATGCCAATTACCTCACCTGCCCGGTGGCTCGGATATTAAAAGACGTACAAGGTAACTATGTCCTTGATGGGACGTTCATCCCTCCGCTGCTGGCGATGCACGGTAATCACGGGTTGTGCGACAAGACAGAGGTGTTATTGACGCAACTGCGTGCTCGCATTATCCGTTTGATGGCAATGCGTCGGGAAAGTAATGAGCGGATGGCGGATTTTGCTGTAGCAGACGTCTCGTTATTTTGGCTGCTCAATGCGCTAAATACCGCCGAACCCGTCCTGGGGATGTACCAGCGTTTCCCACAGGTGCATCCGGAACGCGTGTATCAGGAGTTGGCGCGGCTGGCGGGGGCGCTGCTGACGTTCTCGCTGGAACATGAGATTGGCGTTATCCCGCTGTATCAGCACGATGATTTAAGCAACACGTTTTTGCCGTTGTTCAGGTTGTTGAACAGATTGTTGGAAACCAGCCTGCCATCACGGGTCATCGCCATTGATATGGAACGCGATCTTCGTCTGCATCAATGGATCGCCCGACTACACGATCCCCGTCTGCGTGAAGGTGCTGATTTTTGGTTGTCGGTGCGTTCATCCCTGCCAGCTGCGCAGCTTTATAACCAGTTCCCACAATTATGCAAGGCGGGGAGCCCGGACGATGTAAACCAGGTTGTGAATATTGCGCTAAATGGCATCCCGCTGAAAGCGCAAACTCACGTCCCGGCGGCGATTCCCCTGCGCCTGGAAAATCAGTATTTCTCCCTCGATCTCAATCATCCGTCGGCCCAGCGAATGCTGGACGCTGGCGTCTGCGTATTTTATGTACCGGGCACGTTGGGTGAACTCGAGCTTGAGCTGTTTGCGGTGTTGCGCACATGA
- the tssL gene encoding type VI secretion system protein TssL, short form: MTFNVDECLADIWLQTVRLRQGEQFATGEGRRLWQMCADNVTCVREVTRTAGLTEENILHITYACCALLDEAVKSREVQDDASLVWYQSPLQTHYFNTLDAGEALYERMRGVLREPAPEPTVLICFHRVLMLGFLGGLSPDAPTRTALLNELTSHIPAFQFQESQPVLNTLPARSSLGLWLRDVRIRLMLGLFAVGLLWWGLDCWLDSLLVSFAA, from the coding sequence ATGACCTTCAACGTCGATGAATGTCTGGCCGATATTTGGCTTCAGACCGTGAGATTACGGCAGGGGGAGCAGTTTGCTACCGGGGAAGGGCGGCGGTTGTGGCAGATGTGCGCGGATAATGTGACGTGTGTGCGAGAGGTGACGCGTACGGCGGGGTTAACCGAGGAAAACATTCTGCACATCACCTATGCCTGTTGTGCACTGTTGGATGAGGCGGTGAAAAGTCGCGAGGTACAGGATGATGCCAGTCTGGTGTGGTATCAGTCCCCGCTCCAGACGCACTACTTCAACACCCTCGACGCCGGAGAAGCGTTGTATGAGCGGATGCGTGGTGTTCTGCGCGAGCCGGCACCGGAACCAACGGTGCTTATCTGTTTCCATCGGGTATTGATGTTGGGATTTCTCGGTGGACTGAGTCCGGACGCACCAACACGGACAGCGTTACTCAATGAACTGACATCGCATATTCCCGCTTTTCAGTTTCAGGAATCACAGCCGGTACTTAATACCTTACCTGCGCGAAGCTCGCTGGGTTTATGGCTGCGTGACGTCCGAATTCGGCTGATGTTGGGCCTGTTTGCGGTGGGACTACTCTGGTGGGGGCTGGACTGCTGGCTTGACTCACTACTGGTCAGTTTCGCCGCATAA
- the vgrG gene encoding type VI secretion system tip protein VgrG yields the protein MLFDHNHNKLTIRGLDVEPDVLAFKGHEYLSQPFRYDIQFTSTNHGITPETVLMQDASFSLCAPPEQGMAVMTPQRTLHGVITAFKCLSASRDETHYEVRLEPRLALLSRSHQSAIFQDMSVSQITEKILRERHGLRGQDFVFKLNNEYPRREQVMQYGENDLTFLSRLLAETGIWFRFAADSRLKIEVIEFYDDQQGYEQGITLPLRHPSGMYDGTVEAAWALNSSHSVVENTVTTRDYNYRDAQRDMDSAMDVTAGDKTTRGEAYHYADNFREAGSPQTIESGGFYARIRHERYLNGQTRLGGTSNSVTLMPGQALKVTGGEAPDMFAHGVVITAIHTRAARDRSYTLEFEAIPCSERYCFRAPSPEKPVMAGTLPARVTSTQPGDLYGHIDKDGRYRVNLLFDRDTWPAGYESLWVRQARQYAGDTYGFHLPLLAGTEVAIAFENGDPDRPYIAHALHDSAHPDHVTIRNNKRNVLRTPTNNKFRLDDTRGQEHIKLSTEYGGKSQLNLGHIVDSGKQKRGEGFELRTDKWGTIRGGQGLFISADMQAKAQDLQLEMKAALETLQQAQGLAQSLSEAVKTANAELAQVAAQKSLMEGSLKDLQQAALLLSAPAGIAQVSPESIQISTGNNFIQTSAENSDFSVFKKFTVAAGEVISLFAKTLGIKIFANKGKVEIQAQDDNMELTAMKDMKIQSKDGEVYISTAKKITLACDKTALIIERSGVTIKTLGDVNVKSATFNRQIPQPYNYTPPELPPGATCKERT from the coding sequence ATGTTGTTTGATCACAACCATAACAAACTGACTATTCGTGGGCTGGACGTGGAACCAGACGTTCTGGCTTTCAAAGGACATGAATATCTCAGCCAGCCTTTTCGGTATGACATTCAGTTCACCAGCACTAATCATGGTATTACGCCGGAAACAGTATTGATGCAGGACGCTTCGTTCAGCTTGTGCGCACCGCCGGAACAGGGGATGGCGGTGATGACTCCGCAGCGCACATTGCATGGGGTGATTACCGCATTTAAGTGTCTGTCTGCCTCACGTGACGAAACGCATTACGAGGTGCGACTGGAACCCCGTCTGGCGCTACTTTCCCGCAGTCATCAGAGCGCGATTTTCCAGGATATGTCCGTCTCGCAGATTACGGAAAAAATCCTGCGTGAACGTCATGGTCTGCGCGGTCAGGATTTTGTTTTTAAGCTGAATAATGAGTACCCACGTCGCGAACAGGTGATGCAGTACGGCGAGAATGACCTGACGTTTCTGTCACGGTTGCTGGCGGAGACCGGGATCTGGTTCCGTTTCGCGGCAGATTCACGGCTGAAAATTGAGGTGATAGAGTTTTACGACGATCAGCAGGGATATGAACAGGGAATCACTCTACCGCTGCGCCACCCGTCCGGTATGTACGACGGCACAGTTGAAGCCGCATGGGCGCTGAATTCGTCGCATTCGGTGGTTGAAAACACGGTTACCACCCGAGACTACAACTACCGTGACGCCCAAAGGGACATGGACAGCGCGATGGATGTCACTGCGGGCGACAAAACTACCCGTGGTGAAGCGTATCATTACGCAGATAATTTTCGTGAGGCCGGTAGCCCGCAGACGATTGAGAGCGGGGGATTTTATGCCCGTATCCGCCACGAACGCTATCTGAACGGGCAGACGCGACTGGGGGGCACCAGCAACAGCGTAACGTTAATGCCTGGCCAGGCGCTGAAGGTGACCGGCGGTGAGGCTCCAGATATGTTTGCCCACGGCGTGGTCATCACCGCGATTCATACCCGTGCCGCTCGCGACCGTAGCTATACGCTGGAGTTTGAGGCAATACCCTGTTCTGAACGTTACTGTTTTCGCGCACCTTCGCCGGAGAAACCTGTGATGGCGGGCACTTTGCCTGCACGGGTGACCAGTACCCAGCCAGGCGATCTCTACGGGCATATCGATAAAGACGGACGCTATCGGGTCAATTTACTCTTTGACCGCGATACATGGCCCGCCGGGTACGAAAGTCTGTGGGTGCGTCAGGCCAGACAGTATGCTGGAGATACCTATGGTTTTCATCTGCCACTGCTGGCTGGCACGGAAGTGGCTATTGCGTTTGAAAATGGCGATCCGGACCGGCCATATATCGCCCATGCACTGCATGACTCAGCCCATCCTGACCATGTCACCATCCGCAACAATAAACGCAATGTCCTGCGTACCCCTACGAACAACAAATTCCGCCTCGATGACACCCGTGGGCAGGAGCATATCAAGCTCTCGACGGAGTACGGCGGGAAGAGCCAGCTAAATCTGGGTCATATCGTGGACAGCGGCAAGCAGAAACGGGGGGAAGGGTTTGAGCTGCGCACGGACAAATGGGGGACGATACGCGGCGGACAAGGGCTGTTTATCAGTGCCGATATGCAGGCAAAGGCGCAGGACCTACAGCTTGAAATGAAAGCGGCGCTGGAAACCCTGCAACAGGCGCAAGGACTGGCGCAATCGCTGAGCGAGGCGGTGAAAACGGCCAACGCAGAGCTAGCACAAGTAGCAGCGCAAAAAAGTCTGATGGAAGGGTCGCTAAAAGATTTACAGCAAGCGGCTTTGCTGTTGAGCGCACCCGCGGGTATTGCACAGGTATCTCCGGAAAGTATTCAAATTAGTACGGGTAATAATTTTATTCAGACCTCGGCTGAAAACAGTGATTTCAGCGTGTTCAAAAAGTTTACCGTCGCTGCCGGGGAGGTTATCAGTCTGTTTGCTAAAACGTTGGGGATTAAGATTTTTGCCAACAAAGGCAAGGTTGAGATACAGGCGCAAGATGACAACATGGAGCTTACTGCCATGAAAGATATGAAAATACAAAGTAAGGACGGGGAGGTTTATATCTCGACGGCGAAAAAAATTACATTAGCATGCGATAAAACGGCACTCATTATTGAACGTTCAGGCGTGACCATTAAGACATTGGGTGATGTGAATGTGAAAAGCGCTACGTTTAATCGTCAGATCCCACAGCCGTATAATTATACGCCCCCGGAACTTCCTCCCGGTGCGACCTGCAAGGAGCGGACGTAA